The proteins below are encoded in one region of Oncorhynchus masou masou isolate Uvic2021 chromosome 15, UVic_Omas_1.1, whole genome shotgun sequence:
- the LOC135555851 gene encoding beta-1,4-mannosyl-glycoprotein 4-beta-N-acetylglucosaminyltransferase-like: MARLFMHGRMKMQRHTFFFFCALALCVFSQLHNYKALHHMPVLSELYASSVNALSFLWSGKGNPSNNAHPEPLPGPVPSDTGLWEPEAYREDQGNAEVGRKIERGSEDPWRKEQPDSGNVNRMTVTLPDTKGPLEELHKRSFHLSDDPTQFFVRTKSGAYCFIEGTEITYLKDHLGQKVQEPGEGQRKILHAHQEEPKSAQERTAWGKRLVKCMCRPGWHGPHCGIPTMVQHSNLPTKARLTLRKVPRRVINAININHEFDLLHARFHELADAVDLFLVCESNFTAYGNSKPLHFLCLLLNGTYNYMRHKILYVFLDHFPKGGQQNGWIADDYLRTFLSRDGMSRVQGARPDDVFLINDADEIPAREGILFLKLYDGWTEPVSIHMRKSLYGFFWRQPGTLEVLSVCTVAMLFTVYNGDGILLRRREYFSIPGFRNYQRESGHILVQWSIGSPVHYAGWHCSWCFRPEGISQKLISAQNGDFPRWGDYVEKRDLNYIKGLIRTGGWFDGSVGKYPPTDPKEPMYAPKYLLKYFQLYRYILDNPYA; encoded by the exons GATGAAGATGCAAAGGCACACGTTTTTTTTCTTCTGCGCTTTGGCTCTGTGTGTCTTCTCCCAGCTTCACAACTACAAGGCCCTCCACCACATGCCTGTACTGAGTGAGCTGTATGCCTCCTCTGTCAATGCCCTGAGTTTCCTCTGGAGTGGGAAGGGGAACCCTTCAAACAATGCTCACCCAGAGCCTCTGCCTGGGCCTGTACCCTCCGACACTGGCCTGTGGGAACCAGAGGCATACCGGGAGGACCAGGGAAACGCAGAGGTGGGGAGAAAGATTGAACGTGGCAGTGAG GACCCGTGGCGGAAGGAGCAGCCTGACTCAGGGAATGTAAACAGAATGACGGTCACTCTCCCAGACACCAAAGGACCATTGGAGGAACTTCACAAACGGAGCTTCCATCTTAGCGATGACCCCACCCAGTTCTTTGTGCGCACCAAGTCTGGAGCATACTGCTTCATAGAGGGGACAGAAATTACTTATCTCAAAGACCATTTAGGACAAAAGGTCCAAGAACCCGGAGAGGGCCAGCGTAAAATCCTGCATGCACACCAAGAGGAACCCAAGTCAGCCCAGGAGAGAACCGCCTGGGGGAAAAGGCTGGTGAAGTGTATGTGTCGCCCAGGCTGGCACGGCCCTCACTGTGGCATCCCCACCATGGTGCAACACTCCAACCTGCCTACTAAGGCTCGTCTGACACTGAGAAAGGTTCCTCGAAGGGTCATCAATGCCATTAATATCAACCATGAGTTTGACCTCCTCCACGCCCGCTTTCACGAGTTGGCCGATGCCGTGGACCTCTTCCTGGTGTGTGAGTCAAACTTCACAGCCTACGGAAATTCCAAGCCACTGCACTTCCTGTGCCTTCTGCTTAACGGAACCTACAACTACATGCGCCACAAGATCCTCTATGTATTCCTCGATCACTTCCCTAAAGGTGGCCAGCAGAACGGGTGGATTGCTGACGACTACCTGCGAACATTTCTAAGCCGTGACGGGATGTCCAGGGTGCAAGGCGCCAGGCCAGATGATGTCTTCCTCATCAACGATGCAGACGAGATCCCTGCCCGCGAGGGCATCCTCTTCCTCAAACTTTACGACGGCTGGACGGAACCTGTGTCCATCCACATGAGAAAGTCCCTTTATGGTTTCTTCTGGAGGCAGCCTGGGACACTGGAAGTCCTCTCCGTCTGCACCGTCGCCATGCTCTTCACTGTCTACAATGGAGACGGGATATTACTCAGGCGCAGGGAATACTTCTCCATCCCGGGATTCCGGAactatcagagggagagtggACACATCCTGGTGCAGTGGTCCATTGGGAGCCCCGTCCACTACGCAGGCTGGCACTGTTCCTGGTGCTTCAGACCAGAGGGAATCTCCCAAAAGCTCATCTCTGCCCAGAATGGAGACTTCCCCCGCTGGGGCGACTACGTGGAAAAACGAGACTTGAATTACATCAAGGGCTTGATCCGGACTGGGGGATGGTTCGATGGCTCGGTGGGGAAGTACCCACCCACAGACCCTAAAGAGCCTATGTACGCACCCAAATATCTATTAAAGTACTTTCAGCTGTATCGTTACATACTTGATAACCCATATGCCTGA
- the c1qtnf6a gene encoding complement C1q tumor necrosis factor-related protein 1 — MFEHLLLLSPVLLFLPLVITVPSPGGAPPTPCRRCCDDLELQKGPPAPQTGDQKSGLNQMPEVRTYINMTILKGDKGNRGDRGTPGKSGEEGATGSRGPMGPKGTKGQVGPPGDTCKTQEAAFSVGRRKSLHSVDYYQALVFDTEFVNLHGHFDMFKGKFNCYVPGIYFFNVNIHTWNFKETYLHIMRNDKEQAIVYAQPSERSIMQSQSLMLPLELNDEVWVRLYKRERENAVYSDDVDVYITFNGYLIKPTLE; from the exons ATGTTtgaacacctcctcctcctgagcCCCGTCCTCCTGTTCCTCCCTCTGGTCATCACTGTCCCGTCTCCCGGAGGTGCCCCTCCTACCCCCTGCCGCCGCTGCTGTGACGACCTGGAGCTACAGAAGGGCCCCCCAGCCCCTCAGACGGGGGACCAAAAGAGTGGCCTGAACCAGATGCCTGAAGTCCGCACCTACATCAACATGACTATCCTCAAAG GGGACAAGGGAAACCGCGGGGACAGGGGGACACCTGGGAAGTCTGGTGAGGAAGGTGCTACTGGATCCCGAGGGCCAATGGGTCCCAAAGGAACCAAGGGCCAGGTGGGCCCCCCAGGGGACACCTGCAAGACCCAGGAAGCAGCCTTCTCGGTGGGGCGTCGCAAGTCCCTCCACAGCGTGGACTACTACCAGGCCCTGGTGTTCGACACAGAGTTCGTCAACCTCCACGGCCACTTTGACATGTTCAAAGGAAAGTTCAACTGCTATGTCCCTGGGATCTACTTCTTCAATGTCAACATCCACACCTGGAACTTTAAGGAGACCTACCTGCACATAATGAGGAATGACAAGGAGCAGGCCATCGTGTACGCCCAGCCCAGCGAGAGGTCCATCATGCAGAGCCAGAGCCTTATGTTGCCCCTTGAGCTCAATGACGAGGTGTGGGTCCGGCTGtacaagagggagagggagaacgcTGTGTATAGTGACGATGTGGATGTCTACATCACCTTCAACGGATACCTCATCAAGCCCACCCTGGAGTGA